From the genome of Arthrobacter sp. SLBN-122:
TGATGTCCCCGCCCATGTCGTGCTTGGTGTCCAGGCGCTCGGCATCGACGTGCAGCGCGGCCACCAGGGCGTCGGCGTCGAATACGTAGTTGCCCATGGAGGCCAGGAACTGGGAAGGATCTGCGGCAAGCCCGGGGGTGCTGGCGGGCTTCTCCACGAAGGCTGCGATCTTCTGCGGATCGTTCTGGTCGACTTCGATGACACCGAACTGGTCGGCCATGTGCAGCGGCTGGCGGACGGCCGCCACGGTGGCTTTGGCCCCGCTGAGCACGTGCTGTTCCACCATCTGGGCGAAGTCCATCCGGTACACGTGGTCCGCGCCAACAACGACGACGATGTCGGGGTTGGCGTCGTGGATCAGGTTCAGGGACTGGTAAATGGCATTGGCGCTGCCCAGGAACCAGCTCTTGCCCACGCGCTGCTGTGCGGGAACAGAGGCGACATAGTTCCCCAGTTGGGTGGACATCCGCCACGCTTCGGATATATGCCGGTCGAGGCTGTGGGACTTGTATTGCGTGAGGACCACGATTTGCAGGTAGCGCGAATTCACCAGGTTGGAAATGGCGAAATCGATGAGGCGGTAACTGCCGGCAAACGGCACGGCGGGCTTGGCCCGGTCTGCCGTCAATGGCATCAATCTGTTTCCCTCGCCGCCTGCGAGGACAATGGCCAGGACTTTTTTGGTCAACGGCATAGTGGTCGCTCCTGTACGCCTTCGTAACTCCCCAAGACAGTCCGGTAGGCCCGGACTCCTTCACACTAGAACAGTTATGCGTGAACGACTACCTTGGGTCTTGTGCGAATAGACATTGTGACTAAAGAGTTCCCGCCGGAGATCTACGGTGGCGCCGGGGTGCATGTAGCCGAATTGAGCAGGGTGCTTAGTAAGCACGTTGACCTGCAGGTTCGTGCGTTCGGGGCTCCCCGTGATGCCGACTACCACGGCGCCACGGTAACGTCCTACCAGGTCCCCGGGGACCTCGGCGGGGCCAACGCGGCGGTCCAGACCCTCGGCGTGGACCTCCGCATTGTGCCGGATGTGCAGGGCGCGGACGTGGTCCACTCGCATACCTGGTACGCCAACATGGCCGGACACCTGGCCTCCCTGCTGCACGGAATCCCGCACGTACTCAGCGCCCACAGCCTTGAACCGCTGCGGCCCTGGAAGGCCGAGCAGCTGGGCGGTGGCTACGCCCTTTCCTCCTGGGTGGAGAAGACGGCTTACGAAGCCGCTGCCGCGATCATCGCCGTGTCCGAGGGCATGCGCCAGGACATCCTGCGCAGCTACCCCAACGTGGACCCTGCAAAGGTCCGGGTGGTCCACAACGGCATCGACGTGGAGCTCTGGCAGCGTGACGAGAACGACGACGCCGTCCGTGCCCTTGGCATCGACCCCGCCAAGCCAAGCGTGGTCTTTGTGGGAAGAAACACACGCCAGAAGGGCGTCCCCTACCTTCTGCGGGCGGCCGCGAAACTGCCCGCCGACGTCCAGCTGGTCCTGTGCCTGGGCGCAGCGGACACCCCGGAACTGGCAGCCGAAACCGCTGCCCTCATCGAGGACCTGCAGAAGCAGCGCACGGGCGTTGTCCTGATCGAACGGATGCTGCCGCGCCATGAGCTGATCCAGGTGCTCAGCCATGCCACCGCCTTCGCCTGCCCCTCCATCTACGAGCCGCTGGGCATCGTCAACCTTGAGGCCATGGCCTGCGGGGCGGCGGTGGTGGCGAGCGCCACCGGCGGTATCCCCGAGGTGGTTGAGCACGGCCGCACCGGGCTGCTGGTGGACCTGGAGCAGGTCACGGACGGCACCGGCACGCCCCTGGACCCTGAAAAGTTCGTCAAGGAGTTCGCTGCGGCCCTCACGGAGGTGGTGTCCGATCCCGAGCGGGCCCGCGCCATGGGGCAGGCCGGCCGGGAGCGGGCCGAGAAGCACTTCTCCTGGGAGTCGATTACGGAAACCACCCTCGAGGTGTACCGCTCGGTGCTGCCGGCACAGAGCTGACCCACCTGAAGCGTTAACGACGACGGCGCCGCCCACCTTGCAAGGTGGGCGGCGCCGTCGTCGTAGCTGGAGTTAGGGACGCCTACTTCCGGTTCCCGGCTGTCCGCGCCAGCAGGACCTTTTCGTCCACGGGCGACTGTCCGCTGGCCCGCTCGCTCCGGAAGTGTGCGCGGGCTTCGTCTTGCCGCGTCCTCTCGGCGCCCGTGGCGATGGCTGCCCGCACGTGGTCCTCGCCGTAGCCGAAGGCGTCCACCAGGTCCAGGGCATGCGGCCGGATCCGCTCCAGCAGCCGGTTGATGTACCCACCCACCGTGCGGGCCCGCTGCATGGAGAGCCGGCCGTTCATGAGGTACCAGGACAGGTTCTTTTCGATCAGCGACAGGCCAAAGAGGTCCCGGAGCCAGGTCAGGACCTTCCTGGTCCCGGGATCGTCCACCTGCCGCAGGGCTTCCGTGAACGCCTCCCACTGCAGCAGTTCGGCATGCGCCTGGGCGGCGTCGATGAGTTCGTTCTGGTGCCGGTTGAACAGAGCGGCGCCCTTGTCCTGCGGCAGCCGCTTGCTGCCCTTCAGGGCGGCCCCGGCCTCGGCCACCATGGTCTGCACCCTGTCAGTCAGGAGGGCGCGCTGGCCTTCCTCGTCCCGCAGCGCGATCGCAGCTTTCTGGACGGACCCGGTGTCGGCCACGAACTGGGCCACCTGGCGCAGCCCGGTGCGGTGGACGGCTGCGCCCGCTGCCTGGTTCACCACATAGCGGGCCAGGACCCCGAAATCCACGTTGCGGAATTCCTTGGCGTAATCAGCCAGCAGGCGCTTGGCCACCAGCTGGAGCAGTACCGTGTTGTCGCCCTCGAAGGTGGCATACACATCGAGGTCGGCGCGCAGCGACGCGAACCGGTTTTCGATCAGGAAGCCGGCGCCGCCGCAGGCTTCCCGGCATTCCTGCAGGGTGTCCAGGGCGTGCCAGGTACTCAGGGGCTTCAGTGCCGCGGCCAGGGTTTCCAGGTCCTGGCGGTCCGCGTCCGTGTCATGGGCGCCGGAGAAGACATCGTCGAACTTCTGCAGCAGCTGCTCGTGCGCAAAGCCGGCCGCGTAAGTGGTGGCAAGCAGGGTGAACAGGCGCCGCTGGTGCCGCTGGTAATCCAGCAGGACCTCTTCCTCTGTGTGCGAGGAGGCGTTGAACTGACGGCGTT
Proteins encoded in this window:
- the glgA gene encoding glycogen synthase; the protein is MRIDIVTKEFPPEIYGGAGVHVAELSRVLSKHVDLQVRAFGAPRDADYHGATVTSYQVPGDLGGANAAVQTLGVDLRIVPDVQGADVVHSHTWYANMAGHLASLLHGIPHVLSAHSLEPLRPWKAEQLGGGYALSSWVEKTAYEAAAAIIAVSEGMRQDILRSYPNVDPAKVRVVHNGIDVELWQRDENDDAVRALGIDPAKPSVVFVGRNTRQKGVPYLLRAAAKLPADVQLVLCLGAADTPELAAETAALIEDLQKQRTGVVLIERMLPRHELIQVLSHATAFACPSIYEPLGIVNLEAMACGAAVVASATGGIPEVVEHGRTGLLVDLEQVTDGTGTPLDPEKFVKEFAAALTEVVSDPERARAMGQAGRERAEKHFSWESITETTLEVYRSVLPAQS
- a CDS encoding acyl-CoA dehydrogenase family protein, which gives rise to MTDVVDRPARKGLRPEATPAATPMGNSPAPAVDVEALGRQLLGKWADVRRQARELAARPELHKIEGLTHSEHRTRVFGQLKYLVDHEAVHRAFPAELGGADDHGGNIAGFEELVVADPSLQIKAGVQWGLFGSAVMHLGTAEHHTKWLPGIMNLEIPGCFAMTETGHGSDVASIATTATYDPTTEEFIIHTPFRAAWKDYIGNAAIDGLGAVVFAQLVTRGVNHGVHAFYVDLRDPATKEFLPGIGGEDDGIKGGLNGIDNGRLHFTNVRIPRTHLLNRYGNVDANGTYTSPIASPGRRFFTMLGTLVQGRVSLDGAAVAASKVALKAAIQYATERRQFNASSHTEEEVLLDYQRHQRRLFTLLATTYAAGFAHEQLLQKFDDVFSGAHDTDADRQDLETLAAALKPLSTWHALDTLQECREACGGAGFLIENRFASLRADLDVYATFEGDNTVLLQLVAKRLLADYAKEFRNVDFGVLARYVVNQAAGAAVHRTGLRQVAQFVADTGSVQKAAIALRDEEGQRALLTDRVQTMVAEAGAALKGSKRLPQDKGAALFNRHQNELIDAAQAHAELLQWEAFTEALRQVDDPGTRKVLTWLRDLFGLSLIEKNLSWYLMNGRLSMQRARTVGGYINRLLERIRPHALDLVDAFGYGEDHVRAAIATGAERTRQDEARAHFRSERASGQSPVDEKVLLARTAGNRK